A genome region from Marasmius oreades isolate 03SP1 chromosome 5, whole genome shotgun sequence includes the following:
- a CDS encoding uncharacterized protein (BUSCO:EOG09262KZ3), producing MSSSQGLHSLTTIIKRLEAATSRLEDLAASTSHKPIEGTKEISPPVSSPPPPPPLPPPSTPAPAIQEVPKSVVAYDESIVKAKLTPFLELTRSFAGASVVEITDLIEQQFKDLHDLLLMTSTCTKPGDNELQEVLSPIKTNIEAITRMKEANRKDRDWFPHLMVLGEGAQFIVWVIQPKPGSYINEIKDQVLYYGNRVIKDYKEKDPKHAEWVRSFTSLLDELRKYVMEYHSTGLAWNQQGIPISQYKSTSRASGPSLAPPPPPPPPLSADAPTPTAPGGTDAVFAALNRGAEVTKNLRKVDKSEMTHKNPELRASGVAPSTGGSGTAKKPIRPAKPQSLMGKKPSKFVLEGKTWNVEHHEDEKNLVVQDTQLNQVVNIFGCKNSVIQVKGKVNAVTLVNCVKTSILIDSVVSSISVTKSPSFQIQITGTAPMIQIDSTDSGQIYLANSCLNAEITTAKCSSINVSLPVEGEEEGVFMEQPVPEMLRTCVKDGKLVTTVVEHVG from the exons ATGTCGTCCTCTCAAGGTCTCCACTCTTTGACCACCATAATCAAGCG ACTGGAAGCCGCAACGTCGAGACTAGAAGACCTCGCAGCCAGTACTTCACATAAACCGATCGAAGGAACCAAGGAAATCTCTCCCCCAGTCTCATctccgccaccaccaccaccgttaccaccaccatctacGCCGGCCCCTGCAATCCAAGAAGTTCCGAAGAGTGTGGTCGCATACGATGAAAGCATCGTTAAAGCAAAATTGACGCCGTTCTTGGAATTGACGCGTTCCTTCGCAGGTGCAAGTGTAGTGGAAATC ACCGACCTCATTGAGCAACAATTTAAGGATCTTCACGATCTCTTGCTCATGACCTCTACGTGCACGAAGCCTGGTGACAATGAACTGCAAGAGGTCCTTAGCCCCATCAAAACCAATATAGAAGCTATTACCCGTATGAAGGAAGCAAATCGTAAAGATAGAGACTGGTTCCCGCATCTCATGGTACTTGGAGAGGGGGCACAGTTCATTGTATGGGTTATTCAG CCTAAACCTGGATCTTATATCAACGAAATCAAGGACCAAGTGCTGTATTACGGAAATAGAGTGATCAAGGATTACAAGGAAAA GGATCCGAAGCACGCTGAATGGGTGCGGTCCTTTACATCTCTCCTTGACGAGTTGCGGAAGTATGTGATGGAATACCATTCAACCGGTCTTGCATGGAATCAACAG GGAATTCCGATATCACAATATAAGTCCACTTCTCGAGCCTCTGGCCCGTCTTtagcacctccacctccacctccacccccCCTGTCGGCAGACGCTCCCACTCCCACTGCTCCTGGAGGCACAGATGCGGTCTTTGCTGCATTAAACAGAGGGGCCGAGGTGACAAAAAACTTGCGCAAGGTTGACAAGAGTGAGATGACTCATAAGAATCCGGAATTGCGTGCCAGTGGTGTCGCTCCTAGTACTGGCGGCTCTGGCA CTGCAAAGAAGCCGATTCGACCAGCGAAACCCCAGTCCTTGATGGGGAAAAAACCATCAAAATTTGTCTTGGAAGGCAAGACGTGGAATGTT GAACACCACGAGGATGAGAAGAATCTGGTCGTTCAAGATACGCAACTCAATCAAGTCGTGAACATCTTTGGATGCAAGAATAGTGTCATCCAGGTCAAAGGAAAAGTCAATGCTGTTACATTAG TCAACTGTGTCAAGACGTCCATTCTCATCGACTCGGTTGTTTCATCCATCTCTGTCACCAAGTCGCCATCATTTCAGATACAGATAACTGGAACAGCACCTATGATCCAAATTGATTCCACTGATTCTGGACAAATATACCTCGCGAATTCATGTTTAAACGCGGAAATCACTACAGCAAAATGTAGCTCCATCAACGTTAGTTTACCggtagaaggagaagaggagggaGTTTTCATGGAGCAGCCAGTACCGGAAATGTTGAGGACGTGTGTCAAGGACGGGAAATTAGTGACAACCGTTGTGGAACACGTCGGTTAA
- a CDS encoding uncharacterized protein (BUSCO:EOG09263U71), whose protein sequence is MKLRSIHRICGILGGTLPHLSQQNVFLGIPLLLSPEEVVLLVEKEIAVLVDDPSAYPQPSTLQFQQWLKEQQDHLKQQIAVEVKNTKDNGSQDHAMSDEAVRKRKERELKRQQKAAEMQQQQGDTQVQSIAFISAEEDLQPQSQSTATSTTVLIPTASSSLPWHLPQNHTYDSVESAKAAGIWNFPSDLHDSARYRVFKDLWEQGYFLGGGIKFGGDYLVYPGDPLRYHSHFAATVIESPTAVLRPMEIVAHGRLGTATKKTHLLCCWDDAKKRVRYISIEWAGFG, encoded by the exons ATGAAACTTCGTTCTATCCACCGTATATGTGGTATACTCGGCGGAACGCTGCCTCATCTGTCGCAGCAAAACGTTTTTCTTGGAATCCCATTGCTGCTTTCCCCAGAAGAAGTCGTTCTCTTGGTTGAAAAGG AGATTGCTGTTCTAGTGGATGATCCAAGCGCCTATCCACAACCTTCAACGCTCCAATTTCAGCAATGGTTAAAGGAACAACAAGATCATCTTAAACAACAAATAGCAGTTGAAGTCAAAAACACCAAAGACAATGGGTCTCAGGATCACGCCATGTCTGATGAAGCCGTCAGAAAACGCAAAGAACGAGAACTGAAACGACAGCAGAAAGCTGCAGAGATGCAACAGCAACAGGGTGACACACAAGTGCAATCGATCGCATTCATTTCCGCTGAAGAAGACTTACAACCTCAGTCCCAGTCCACTGCTACTTCGACGACTGTGCTCATTCCTACTGCCTCGTCCTCTTTACCGTGGCACTTACCTCAAAACCATACCTACGATTCTGTTGAATCTGCCAAGGCAGCTGGCATCTGGAATTTCCCGTCTGACCTGCATGACTCAGCTCGTTATCGGGTGTTCAAGGACCTTTGGGAACAAGGGTATTTTCTGGGAGGGGGCATTAAATTTGGTGGAGATTATTTAGTATATCCTG GGGATCCATTACGCTATCACTCTCATTTTGCTGCGACAGTAATCGAATCCCCTACTGCGGTATTACGTCCAATGGAAATCGTAGCTCATGGGCGACTGGGTACGGCTACAAAAAAGACACATCTATTATGTTGTTGGGATGACGCTAAGAAGCGCGTCAGGTATATCTCGATCGAATGGGCTGGGTTCGGTTAG